A single region of the Myxococcales bacterium genome encodes:
- a CDS encoding metallophosphoesterase: MKLLRLVLSDLHLSTGIRRGELNPLEDFVHDDRFVDLLRYYDSLAGPDTEIELILNGDIFDLLKVKIDGSWPLEITEPIAAEKLRKCLDGHPRFVRGLREFLAKDKRRLVYLPGNHDLDMWLKAPQELFRRYVAPGARAERVRFITENDTYYLPEGIQIRHGHQLERIHRVDYAHMTRQTKDGAEVLVLPWGSIWILEVMNPAKEQRNHIDRVQPFRRFLLGALLFDSRFAIRFLLLSTIHFIRHRIFTIHVWKERLRNFTKILREEIFSIGTYDESATKVLQQLRGVHTLIVGHSHGPRFLSMPQGKVLVNTGTWIRMINVDLQHLGQNSGLTYAIIEYDDEGQPRTSLMRWYGQQVPCEAIPYAD, from the coding sequence ATGAAGCTCCTGCGTCTCGTTCTGAGCGATCTTCATTTAAGCACCGGTATTCGACGTGGCGAACTCAATCCTCTTGAAGACTTCGTACACGACGATCGGTTTGTTGATCTGCTGCGCTATTACGACAGTCTTGCGGGGCCCGACACAGAGATCGAGCTCATACTCAACGGTGATATTTTTGATCTCCTGAAAGTAAAAATCGACGGGAGTTGGCCGCTTGAAATTACGGAACCCATTGCGGCTGAAAAGCTTCGCAAATGCCTCGATGGCCATCCGCGTTTCGTCCGCGGATTACGAGAGTTTCTAGCGAAGGACAAACGGCGGCTGGTATATCTGCCGGGCAACCACGACCTGGACATGTGGCTAAAGGCACCACAGGAATTGTTCCGTCGCTATGTTGCGCCGGGCGCGAGAGCAGAGCGCGTCCGCTTTATCACAGAAAACGATACATATTATTTGCCTGAGGGCATCCAGATCCGCCACGGGCATCAACTGGAGCGCATTCACCGCGTGGATTATGCCCATATGACCCGGCAGACCAAAGATGGGGCTGAAGTTCTCGTTTTGCCGTGGGGGAGCATCTGGATTCTCGAAGTCATGAATCCCGCGAAGGAGCAGCGCAACCACATCGATCGCGTACAGCCGTTTCGGCGGTTTTTACTGGGTGCGCTGCTATTCGACAGCAGATTCGCCATACGGTTTTTGCTGCTATCTACGATACATTTCATCCGGCATCGCATATTTACGATTCATGTGTGGAAAGAACGCTTGCGGAATTTCACAAAGATCTTGCGCGAAGAGATCTTTTCCATTGGGACCTACGATGAATCGGCCACGAAAGTTCTTCAGCAGTTAAGAGGGGTTCATACATTGATCGTAGGACATAGCCACGGCCCCCGATTTCTATCGATGCCGCAAGGAAAGGTCCTCGTCAATACGGGAACCTGGATCCGCATGATCAATGTCGACCTACAGCATCTCGGCCAAAACAGCGGATTGACGTATGCCATCATTGAATACGACGATGAGGGGCAGCCACGGACCAGCTTGATGCGGTGGTATGGACAACAAGTGCCGTGTGAAGCGATCCCGTACGCCGATTGA
- a CDS encoding YihA family ribosome biogenesis GTP-binding protein translates to MKNIVQHAEFVAAAISLSSMPPPLYAEVCFAGRSNVGKSSLINSLLGRRSLARTSSRPGHTRTLNFYRVQTTFGMLDFVDLPGYGYARRSKTERQAWAYVMRDFFSTRNNLRATVLVIDARRGLQPEDQQVMNYGRDNKLAVSIVATKIDKLAPAHRMGAVKNIAEQSGAPVIGFSATTPGLGHRELWGAILESVGLHQPKALAGEK, encoded by the coding sequence ATGAAGAACATCGTACAACACGCAGAGTTTGTCGCGGCGGCCATATCGCTTAGCAGCATGCCTCCTCCGCTATATGCCGAGGTTTGCTTTGCGGGTCGTTCAAACGTCGGGAAATCAAGCCTCATCAATAGTCTGCTCGGCCGCCGTTCGCTGGCACGGACGAGCTCGCGGCCAGGTCATACGCGCACGCTGAACTTTTACCGTGTTCAGACCACCTTTGGTATGTTGGATTTCGTGGACCTGCCAGGCTATGGCTATGCAAGACGCAGCAAAACAGAACGACAAGCTTGGGCGTATGTCATGCGGGATTTTTTCTCAACACGTAATAACCTACGGGCTACTGTATTGGTAATCGATGCCCGCCGTGGGTTGCAACCGGAGGATCAGCAGGTCATGAACTATGGGCGCGATAACAAGTTAGCGGTTAGCATTGTCGCTACGAAAATTGACAAGTTAGCCCCCGCACATCGCATGGGCGCTGTGAAGAACATCGCTGAGCAATCGGGCGCCCCTGTTATCGGATTTAGCGCCACAACGCCGGGACTTGGCCATCGGGAGCTCTGGGGCGCAATCCTAGAGTCGGTTGGCCTACATCAACCCAAAGCTCTGGCAGGAGAAAAATGA
- the murJ gene encoding murein biosynthesis integral membrane protein MurJ: MSSLSKSAATVASGTLISRVLGAIRDAVVAATFTVHATDAFFIAFTIPNSLRVLLGEGAVSAAFVPVLADIRETRREDYQKVFRALAGMMGLILFATTALGMIFSPELVTLYAAGYLAKPEQFHLTVTLTRLVFPYVFLVGMSALLTASLNTLGKFALPSLSPVWLNVALIIGALTLPAFFAHAGMPTILALAVGVWVGGLLQIVSQLPTLHRQKLLGTPQLDWKEPAVKKALRLLVPLLAGLGVYQLNVMGSRLFASFLAEGSQSFLYYSQRLVEIPQGMIALAISSAALPTLAQQRSRGEHGESAATLKEALRLCLFFTLPATAFLMAFGYPTVSVLLGRGNFDPSYVEQTARALFWQAAGIWSIATIRTLVPAFHAHNDTRSPVLGSVANLIVFITSAWWLMKFMQHAGIALAISLAGLAQLGTMLVLLRKHPMHAAFRGLGKSTLRMALSSSVMAAFLWAASRSMAWTHAGTRPGAMIAYVLISLVGLAIYFALSWIMGSPEMHSVLRAIGRKRRVPP; this comes from the coding sequence ATGTCATCTCTTTCTAAATCCGCGGCTACCGTCGCCTCTGGAACCCTGATCTCACGCGTGCTCGGCGCGATTCGAGACGCAGTCGTTGCAGCGACGTTCACCGTCCATGCGACCGACGCATTTTTTATTGCGTTTACAATACCGAATTCGCTGCGCGTATTGCTTGGCGAAGGCGCGGTATCCGCCGCTTTTGTCCCCGTGTTGGCGGACATTCGAGAAACCCGCCGTGAGGACTACCAAAAAGTATTTCGCGCATTGGCGGGGATGATGGGTCTGATTCTTTTCGCCACCACGGCGCTTGGAATGATCTTTTCTCCCGAACTCGTCACATTATATGCCGCAGGATATCTTGCAAAACCCGAGCAATTCCATCTGACGGTGACCCTTACCCGTCTCGTGTTCCCCTACGTCTTTCTTGTAGGGATGAGCGCGCTTCTGACTGCTAGTCTCAATACGCTTGGAAAGTTCGCGTTGCCCTCATTATCTCCCGTTTGGTTGAACGTGGCATTGATTATAGGGGCCTTGACCCTGCCAGCGTTTTTCGCACATGCCGGCATGCCAACCATTCTGGCTCTGGCTGTCGGCGTATGGGTTGGCGGGCTGTTGCAGATCGTCAGTCAACTTCCCACGCTCCATCGACAGAAACTTCTCGGAACACCACAATTAGATTGGAAAGAACCCGCGGTAAAGAAGGCACTGCGCTTACTCGTTCCCTTGCTAGCGGGCTTAGGAGTCTACCAACTCAATGTCATGGGCTCCCGGCTGTTCGCCTCGTTTCTGGCAGAAGGTTCACAAAGCTTTCTGTACTACAGCCAGCGCCTCGTGGAGATTCCTCAGGGCATGATCGCGCTTGCCATCAGCTCAGCTGCCCTACCCACCTTGGCTCAGCAGCGCAGTCGGGGTGAACACGGCGAGTCGGCAGCGACACTGAAGGAAGCGTTGCGACTATGCTTGTTTTTCACCCTACCGGCCACGGCGTTTTTGATGGCGTTTGGGTACCCCACGGTAAGTGTACTTCTCGGTCGTGGCAACTTCGACCCGAGCTACGTCGAGCAAACGGCGCGCGCGCTGTTCTGGCAAGCTGCGGGCATTTGGTCTATTGCGACGATTCGGACCTTGGTGCCTGCATTTCATGCCCATAACGATACCCGCTCGCCTGTGTTGGGGAGCGTCGCAAATCTCATCGTATTCATTACCTCGGCATGGTGGCTCATGAAGTTTATGCAACACGCCGGCATCGCGCTTGCCATCAGCTTGGCGGGCCTCGCACAACTGGGGACCATGCTCGTGTTGTTAAGAAAACACCCCATGCACGCTGCTTTCCGAGGGCTCGGAAAGAGTACGCTTCGAATGGCGCTCTCAAGCAGTGTCATGGCCGCTTTCCTCTGGGCTGCCTCGCGCAGTATGGCTTGGACCCATGCGGGAACTCGCCCCGGTGCCATGATAGCGTACGTGCTCATTTCCCTTGTGGGCCTCGCGATATATTTTGCACTGAGCTGGATCATGGGAAGTCCCGAAATGCACTCCGTTTTGCGCGCCATCGGGCGAAAGCGCCGAGTTCCACCATGA
- a CDS encoding serine/threonine protein kinase, whose amino-acid sequence MSSPKPTSAPRQLPNRLGRYHILGHLASGGMAEVLLAKLIGPSGFERPVIIKRILPNLATRPEFVTMFLDEARIIAAIRHPNVVQVQELVHDHEELYLVMEYLAGENIAGIITRLRALDDRLDYALCAHIVSEACAGLHATHELTGGDGEPLNIVHRDISPQNIFVTYDGTTKVLDFGIAKAADRFTTTEAGQLKGKFAYMSPEQCKGLEVDRRTDIFALGVVLYELTTGHRLFARPTAMKTLEAICYDIIPAPSTYADDYPAELERICLKALDRDPAKRYATAADMRRDLVEVTQSLGFQGIPEEVLAIQMADCFVDRISEKKEMLSRVRSGSILSHIPSPEVTSEMSLAVRKPGDLSSDLGASGVHTVDDSASLRRGGGRRWLWGTLLAAALLTMLAFILPDVLRHPQQEPHSSSADGLAPALGSTQRSQAHSDVPRETPSSPTRIPVPHTVAVTVDSKPQGAEVSLNGRSYGTTPLTASIEQGEVPITLRLALKGYTHVTKELIPSGDQQLYFVMPPQAPRKTSTKPAHRAPPPPPPRPADDFHRFD is encoded by the coding sequence GTGTCTTCGCCCAAACCGACAAGCGCGCCTCGCCAGCTTCCAAATCGCCTGGGTCGCTACCATATTCTCGGGCACTTGGCCTCAGGAGGCATGGCGGAGGTCCTGCTCGCAAAGCTGATCGGGCCAAGCGGATTTGAGCGCCCGGTCATCATTAAACGCATCCTGCCCAATCTCGCGACGCGCCCGGAGTTCGTCACCATGTTTCTGGATGAAGCGCGAATTATCGCGGCCATCCGGCACCCAAACGTCGTTCAGGTGCAAGAACTTGTTCATGATCACGAGGAGCTTTACCTCGTCATGGAATATCTGGCCGGAGAAAACATTGCTGGCATTATCACCCGATTGAGGGCCTTGGATGATCGCCTGGATTACGCGCTCTGCGCCCACATTGTCTCAGAGGCGTGCGCGGGCCTGCACGCAACCCATGAGCTCACGGGGGGCGACGGTGAACCTCTGAACATCGTTCATCGAGACATTTCGCCCCAAAATATTTTTGTCACCTACGACGGCACTACGAAAGTACTCGATTTTGGCATCGCAAAGGCAGCCGACCGTTTTACAACCACGGAAGCGGGTCAGCTCAAGGGCAAGTTTGCCTATATGTCACCGGAGCAATGTAAAGGCCTGGAGGTAGACCGGCGCACGGATATTTTTGCCCTGGGAGTCGTTCTCTATGAACTGACCACTGGCCACCGCCTATTCGCGCGGCCAACCGCCATGAAAACGCTTGAGGCCATCTGTTACGATATCATTCCGGCGCCTTCCACCTATGCCGATGACTATCCGGCAGAACTCGAGCGCATCTGCCTCAAGGCTCTCGATAGAGATCCCGCAAAACGCTACGCGACAGCGGCTGACATGCGCCGCGACCTGGTCGAGGTCACCCAGAGCTTGGGTTTTCAAGGGATTCCCGAAGAAGTGTTGGCGATTCAGATGGCCGATTGTTTCGTCGATCGCATTTCGGAGAAAAAGGAAATGCTTTCGAGGGTGCGAAGCGGTTCAATCCTTTCCCACATTCCCTCGCCTGAGGTGACGTCGGAGATGAGCCTTGCTGTTCGAAAGCCCGGAGATTTGTCAAGTGATTTGGGAGCGAGCGGCGTCCATACGGTGGACGACAGTGCATCATTGAGGCGCGGTGGTGGTCGCCGTTGGCTCTGGGGTACGTTGCTCGCAGCCGCGCTACTGACAATGCTAGCGTTTATTCTACCAGACGTTCTGCGTCACCCTCAGCAAGAGCCGCATAGCTCTTCTGCCGATGGCCTTGCGCCGGCCTTGGGCTCTACCCAGCGGTCACAAGCGCATTCGGACGTGCCCCGAGAAACTCCCTCTTCGCCGACGCGGATACCGGTTCCCCACACCGTCGCCGTAACCGTCGACAGCAAACCGCAAGGCGCGGAGGTGTCATTGAACGGGCGTAGTTACGGGACTACGCCGCTAACGGCGTCGATTGAGCAGGGCGAAGTACCCATCACCTTACGGCTCGCCCTCAAAGGCTACACTCACGTCACGAAGGAACTGATACCGAGTGGGGATCAGCAGCTCTATTTCGTCATGCCGCCCCAGGCCCCGAGAAAGACAAGCACCAAACCGGCGCACCGAGCGCCGCCCCCGCCACCGCCTCGTCCAGCGGACGACTTCCACCGATTTGATTAG
- the rpsT gene encoding 30S ribosomal protein S20, which yields MAEHKSALKRHRQSERRRARNRHVLTNVRTLAKRLRSAIDAGDGAKAQEALRLVAKRIDQAVSKGVYHRKTGSRYIARLSSHVHAAAK from the coding sequence GTGGCAGAACATAAATCGGCACTAAAACGACACCGACAAAGCGAGCGCCGCCGCGCTCGCAACCGGCATGTTCTCACGAACGTCAGGACGCTCGCCAAGCGCCTCCGATCGGCGATTGACGCGGGGGACGGCGCAAAGGCGCAAGAAGCACTGCGTTTGGTGGCGAAGCGCATCGATCAAGCAGTGTCCAAGGGCGTATATCATCGTAAAACAGGTTCGCGATACATTGCCCGACTTAGCTCTCACGTGCACGCTGCGGCCAAGTAA
- the holA gene encoding DNA polymerase III subunit delta, producing the protein MDVSELIERIRKAALGEKAGTVPSLAPVYLLVGEETLLRERALSALRMLNADDGLGPLNQDVFHAKDTHPEDIVRAARTLPMFAAQRLILVREAEHFSAQALELFLPLLEQPVGTTCLVITAEKLDGRTRFARLAKKSGSWVDVQPLRGRALINFVATEGQRRGHLVTSSDAQLLVDTLGSDLLTLDDALERLSLYVGEGAPITRTAIESVVVHLPLATIWDLVDGVSSTDVERTMAALESLLDLAEPPLRIVAMLARQFRILVRMKDALRSESDPQSAARRAGAPPFKALELAKASRSLDVSQLRSAFIELANLDRSLKSSRCPAEVLMQQAVLRLSQKAAHAASI; encoded by the coding sequence ATGGATGTCAGTGAGCTCATCGAGCGCATTCGGAAAGCCGCTTTGGGAGAAAAGGCCGGGACCGTGCCGTCGCTAGCGCCAGTATATCTTCTGGTCGGCGAAGAAACGCTGCTCCGTGAACGGGCACTTTCCGCTTTACGTATGCTCAACGCGGACGATGGGTTGGGGCCGCTCAACCAGGACGTCTTCCATGCGAAGGATACGCATCCAGAGGACATCGTTCGCGCCGCAAGAACCCTCCCCATGTTTGCAGCCCAAAGGCTAATTCTTGTCAGGGAGGCAGAACACTTCTCCGCGCAAGCGCTGGAGCTTTTTTTGCCCCTCTTAGAGCAACCCGTGGGCACGACCTGTCTTGTCATCACCGCCGAGAAGCTCGATGGACGGACACGCTTCGCACGACTCGCCAAGAAGAGCGGCAGCTGGGTGGACGTGCAGCCGCTCAGAGGCCGAGCGCTGATAAATTTTGTTGCCACTGAAGGCCAACGCCGGGGCCATCTTGTGACTTCCTCAGATGCACAACTGCTGGTGGATACGCTTGGAAGCGATCTGTTAACGCTTGACGATGCATTGGAACGCCTATCGCTATACGTAGGTGAAGGCGCACCCATTACGCGAACTGCGATCGAGTCCGTCGTCGTGCACCTCCCGCTCGCTACGATCTGGGATCTGGTCGACGGGGTGAGCAGCACAGATGTCGAGCGCACCATGGCCGCCCTGGAATCGCTATTAGATCTGGCAGAACCCCCATTGCGCATCGTAGCAATGCTAGCGCGGCAGTTCCGAATACTCGTGCGCATGAAAGATGCTTTGCGTTCGGAAAGCGATCCACAATCAGCAGCGCGTCGTGCCGGAGCACCTCCATTTAAGGCGCTGGAACTCGCAAAAGCGTCTCGAAGCCTCGATGTCTCCCAGCTCCGTTCGGCCTTTATCGAGCTTGCAAATCTTGATCGCTCACTCAAGTCCAGCCGTTGCCCAGCCGAGGTGCTCATGCAGCAAGCGGTGTTGCGACTATCTCAAAAGGCGGCGCACGCCGCTTCGATATGA